One Gemmatimonadaceae bacterium genomic region harbors:
- a CDS encoding zinc-dependent metalloprotease: protein MRIRSLPLVAAGLALAACQPAKKPATTPTPVPTRNAGNTPAPGTPTPGTPTPGTPTPGNPNQPPAGIPNLAGLAGGGGADPNPRPYATVITPRAKSKKGVFDVHQIGSRLYFEIPADQLNKDFVITSVLAGTAASIGINGTLGTDNVIRFERRENRVFVRNINFNNVATDSALSTGRAMSLIGVFPIMTALNVEAYGKDSASVVEVTRMFTGGVTEFVANGRRATVDATRSYIDKFAAFSRNVNVTAVQTYTPQGGAGGLPNIPGLTLGGGPSAVTEAFTFSIVRLPDVPMTPRFMDARVGFFGETKTDFGSPQQRVLPRQYIARWRLECSDKKVGNLCVPKKAITYYVDPATPNWLKPWIKAGIEEWQGAFEGAGFSKGIVAGDVPNDPDFSGEDASVAMVRWLPSPVANAVGPSTTDPRTGEIIDADVQMYHNIMDLQRDWYFSQVGHLDKRAQTFPFPDSLMGRLVQFVAAHEVGHTLGFPHNMKGSSMYPIDSIRSRSWVAKMGHSPSIMDYARFNYIAQPEDGIPLSDLIPKVGPYDKFAVMWGYKPIPGATTPEAERATLDSWARMQDTVPWYRFGGGAVDPGEQSEAIGDADAVKATRLGFRNLRRIVDLVVPASTIDKTADYSLLRSTYGAVLGQWATEANHVTRIVGGSNKQEKAASQSGPVWTVVPRARQKEAVQFLIDEVFATPTAMIKPEILSKLESDGNINRVSGAQGRVLSALVSNAKLQRMVEFEAMAANKSSVYSLGEMLTDLRRGLWKEIYTGAPIDAYRRRLQATYVEAMASKIKPPAANAQDALLAQLLGGGGPAGTRDFRPLLKDEMRTLDRELATAIGKTGDRASRAHLSDVRDQIKAMLDVKD from the coding sequence ATGCGAATTCGCTCCCTTCCGCTTGTAGCGGCCGGACTGGCGCTCGCGGCTTGTCAGCCCGCGAAGAAGCCGGCCACCACGCCGACGCCCGTGCCTACCAGAAATGCCGGCAATACGCCTGCGCCCGGTACGCCAACACCGGGTACGCCGACGCCGGGTACGCCCACGCCAGGAAATCCCAATCAGCCACCGGCCGGCATCCCGAATCTGGCCGGCTTGGCCGGAGGCGGCGGCGCCGATCCGAACCCGCGTCCCTACGCCACCGTCATCACGCCGCGCGCCAAGTCCAAGAAGGGCGTGTTTGACGTGCACCAGATCGGCTCGCGCCTCTATTTCGAAATCCCGGCCGATCAGCTCAACAAGGATTTCGTTATCACGTCGGTGCTCGCCGGTACGGCCGCCAGCATCGGCATCAATGGCACGCTCGGCACCGACAACGTCATCCGGTTCGAGCGGCGCGAAAATCGCGTCTTCGTCCGCAACATCAATTTCAACAACGTCGCCACCGACAGCGCGCTCTCGACCGGTCGCGCCATGTCGCTGATCGGCGTCTTTCCCATCATGACCGCGCTCAACGTCGAAGCGTACGGCAAGGACAGCGCATCGGTCGTCGAAGTAACGCGCATGTTCACCGGCGGCGTGACCGAGTTTGTTGCCAACGGCCGTCGCGCCACGGTCGACGCCACGCGCTCATACATCGACAAATTCGCCGCGTTCTCGCGCAACGTGAACGTCACGGCCGTTCAGACGTACACACCGCAGGGCGGCGCGGGCGGACTGCCGAACATTCCGGGACTGACGCTCGGCGGCGGACCCTCGGCGGTCACGGAAGCGTTCACCTTCTCCATCGTGCGTCTGCCGGACGTCCCCATGACGCCGCGGTTCATGGACGCGCGCGTGGGATTCTTCGGGGAAACGAAAACCGACTTTGGTTCGCCCCAGCAGCGGGTGCTACCGCGCCAGTATATCGCCCGGTGGCGGCTCGAGTGCTCCGACAAGAAGGTCGGCAATCTGTGCGTGCCCAAGAAGGCCATCACGTACTACGTCGATCCCGCCACGCCGAACTGGCTCAAGCCGTGGATCAAGGCCGGTATCGAAGAGTGGCAGGGCGCGTTTGAAGGGGCCGGTTTCAGCAAAGGCATCGTAGCCGGCGACGTGCCCAACGATCCGGACTTCTCCGGCGAAGACGCGTCGGTGGCCATGGTGCGCTGGTTGCCAAGCCCCGTGGCGAATGCCGTCGGTCCCAGCACCACCGACCCGCGCACCGGCGAGATCATCGATGCCGACGTGCAGATGTATCACAACATCATGGACCTCCAGCGTGACTGGTATTTCTCGCAGGTGGGTCATCTGGACAAGCGCGCGCAGACATTCCCGTTCCCCGATTCCCTGATGGGACGGCTGGTGCAGTTCGTGGCCGCGCATGAAGTGGGGCACACGCTCGGCTTCCCGCACAACATGAAGGGCAGTTCGATGTATCCGATCGACTCCATCCGCTCGCGGAGCTGGGTCGCGAAGATGGGTCACTCGCCGTCCATCATGGACTACGCGCGCTTCAATTACATCGCCCAGCCCGAAGACGGTATTCCCCTGTCCGACCTCATTCCCAAGGTTGGTCCGTACGACAAGTTCGCCGTCATGTGGGGCTACAAGCCCATCCCCGGCGCCACCACGCCGGAAGCGGAACGTGCCACGTTGGATTCGTGGGCGCGCATGCAGGACACGGTGCCGTGGTATCGCTTTGGTGGCGGGGCCGTTGACCCGGGTGAGCAGTCCGAGGCCATCGGTGACGCCGATGCCGTGAAGGCCACGCGACTCGGCTTCAGGAATCTTCGGCGCATCGTCGATCTGGTCGTTCCCGCATCCACCATCGACAAGACCGCCGACTACTCCCTGCTGCGCTCCACGTATGGCGCGGTACTTGGGCAGTGGGCCACCGAGGCCAACCACGTCACCCGCATTGTTGGCGGATCCAACAAGCAGGAAAAGGCGGCCAGTCAGAGTGGTCCCGTGTGGACCGTGGTGCCGCGTGCGCGACAGAAGGAAGCCGTGCAGTTCCTGATTGACGAAGTGTTTGCCACACCAACGGCGATGATCAAGCCGGAGATCCTGAGCAAGCTCGAGTCCGATGGCAATATCAATCGGGTGAGCGGCGCCCAGGGTCGTGTGCTGAGTGCGCTCGTCAGCAATGCGAAACTCCAGCGCATGGTGGAATTCGAAGCCATGGCCGCCAACAAGAGCTCTGTGTACTCACTCGGCGAGATGCTCACCGACCTGCGTCGCGGGCTCTGGAAGGAGATCTACACCGGCGCCCCGATTGACGCCTATCGTCGCCGTCTGCAGGCCACGTATGTGGAGGCCATGGCCAGCAAGATCAAACCGCCCGCCGCCAACGCGCAGGATGCGTTGCTGGCGCAGCTGCTGGGTGGCGGCGGCCCGGCTGGTACTCGCGACTTCCGTCCCTTGCTCAAGGACGAAATGCGCACCCTCGATCGCGAGCTGGCCACCGCCATCGGCAAGACCGGCGATCGCGCCTCACGCGCGCACCTAAGTGACGTGCGCGATCAGATCAAGGCCATGCTGGACGTAAAGGACTGA